From Enhydrobacter sp., the proteins below share one genomic window:
- a CDS encoding amino acid ABC transporter permease, which produces MEEIVQSFFNAEIARAAMPIVLAGLLNTVLLSLLVVPLGLAGGTILALLASVRHPLVRWPLMAWVDFFRAFPPLVLLVLLFAGLPFAGLELGGFACVAIAFFLNTGAYYGEILRAGIDSVPHGQVEAARSTGLSSLQATTYIVLPQAVRNVLPDLMSNTLEVVKLTSLGSVVAVPELLFQARQAQSLTYNPTPIVMAAAIYFLILWPMVRLLSRLENRALAGRR; this is translated from the coding sequence ATGGAAGAGATAGTCCAGAGCTTCTTCAATGCCGAGATCGCGCGGGCGGCGATGCCGATCGTGCTGGCCGGCTTGTTGAACACGGTGTTGTTGTCGCTCCTCGTCGTACCGCTCGGCCTGGCCGGTGGGACGATCCTGGCGCTGCTGGCCTCGGTGCGCCACCCCCTGGTGCGTTGGCCGCTGATGGCCTGGGTGGACTTCTTTCGAGCCTTCCCGCCGCTGGTCCTGCTGGTGCTCCTGTTCGCGGGACTGCCCTTTGCCGGGCTGGAGCTGGGCGGCTTCGCCTGCGTCGCCATCGCCTTCTTTCTCAACACCGGCGCCTACTACGGCGAGATACTGCGGGCGGGGATCGATTCGGTGCCTCATGGGCAGGTCGAGGCCGCCCGCTCGACCGGCTTGAGCAGCCTCCAGGCGACAACCTACATCGTGCTGCCGCAGGCGGTGAGGAACGTGCTACCCGATCTCATGTCGAACACGCTCGAGGTGGTGAAGCTGACATCGCTCGGCAGCGTTGTCGCGGTACCCGAGCTCCTGTTCCAGGCACGGCAGGCCCAGAGCCTCACCTACAACCCGACGCCCATTGTCATGGCCGCGGCGATCTATTTCCTCATTCTTTGGCCGATGGTGCGGCTCCTCAGCCGGCTGGAGAATCGGGCACTCGCGGGCAGGAGGTAG